The following proteins are co-located in the Actinomycetota bacterium genome:
- a CDS encoding helix-turn-helix transcriptional regulator: MIQERTVSQIVGQTVSALRQAAGLSQAELASAMREIGFPWQRQTVARVERGVRTLNVDELVALAAYFEMPVPAVLARPEVLGPSAVFEEWRPVRIGDRLIDVRDWLNAVWQRGRTQNDRADTDTQRGIDAIVGNLERPWAAYWRRGAEAARAFHRAWTERDDRKRSGPIFLVDEDIEIGTTRPLWGQPVNIKLEAGVPYTARDEFEAETIRQSTNARVVTKQRAYRMRRRAGEP, encoded by the coding sequence ATGATCCAGGAGCGGACGGTCAGCCAGATCGTCGGCCAGACGGTCAGCGCTCTGCGTCAGGCGGCGGGGTTGTCCCAGGCGGAGCTCGCGTCGGCGATGCGAGAGATTGGATTTCCTTGGCAGCGACAGACCGTCGCCAGGGTCGAGCGGGGCGTTCGAACGCTGAACGTGGATGAGCTCGTCGCCCTGGCCGCGTATTTCGAGATGCCGGTTCCGGCGGTGCTCGCCCGGCCGGAGGTTCTCGGCCCCTCAGCTGTGTTCGAGGAGTGGCGACCGGTCCGCATCGGCGATCGCCTGATCGACGTTCGCGACTGGCTCAACGCCGTGTGGCAGCGAGGGCGCACGCAGAACGACCGGGCCGATACCGACACGCAGCGCGGGATCGACGCCATCGTGGGCAACCTCGAGCGGCCATGGGCGGCGTACTGGCGACGCGGTGCTGAAGCGGCGCGGGCATTTCATCGAGCATGGACCGAGCGCGACGACCGGAAGCGATCCGGCCCCATCTTCCTCGTTGATGAGGACATTGAGATCGGGACCACACGGCCACTGTGGGGTCAGCCGGTCAACATCAAGCTTGAGGCCGGTGTTCCGTACACCGCTCGAGACGAGTTCGAGGCGGAGACGATCCGCCAGTCGACCAACGCGCGGGTGGTGACCAAGCAGCGGGCGTACAGGATGCGGCGGCGGGCGGGGGAGCCGTGA
- a CDS encoding TfoX/Sxy family protein, with amino-acid sequence MAYDEALADRIRELLSGERGVAEKKMFGGLAFLLRGNMAVAASGQGGVLVRCDPDESNSLVAKTTARPMVMRGRSMDGWLRVGADDVRTKRQLERWVRIGTTYARSLPPKP; translated from the coding sequence ATGGCGTATGACGAGGCGCTCGCCGATCGGATCCGGGAACTGCTCAGCGGCGAGCGAGGCGTAGCGGAGAAGAAGATGTTCGGCGGGCTCGCCTTCCTGCTCCGCGGCAACATGGCCGTGGCCGCCAGCGGGCAGGGTGGAGTGTTGGTTCGTTGCGACCCAGACGAATCCAACTCGCTGGTCGCCAAGACGACCGCTCGACCAATGGTGATGCGTGGGCGCTCCATGGATGGTTGGCTGCGGGTCGGTGCGGACGATGTGCGCACGAAACGACAACTCGAGAGATGGGTCCGGATAGGCACCACGTACGCGCGGTCGCTCCCGCCGAAGCCGTAG
- a CDS encoding DNA alkylation repair protein, with the protein MALAHAVADDLERDLRKLGTRKRAEGEKRYLKSDLDFLGVSVWGIRTVMKSFAEQHRDLPREDVVALIEALWAKPVFERRMMAAMLLEEYVAVLEPGDLELIERLIRQSKTWALVDVLSGDVVGEIILRNPKGAARLDAWATDDDFWLRRSALLAQLLPLKHGAGFRRFASYADAMLDEKEFFIRKAIGWVLRETAKRRPDEVYEWLAPRAHRASGVTIREAVKYLDETRKNALMSAYNERKAAS; encoded by the coding sequence ATGGCCCTCGCTCACGCCGTTGCCGACGATCTCGAACGGGATCTGCGCAAGCTCGGGACACGTAAGCGCGCCGAGGGCGAGAAGCGATACCTCAAAAGCGACCTCGACTTCCTCGGTGTTTCGGTGTGGGGGATCCGTACGGTCATGAAGAGCTTCGCCGAGCAGCATCGAGATCTCCCGCGTGAGGACGTGGTTGCGCTCATCGAGGCGCTGTGGGCCAAACCCGTCTTCGAGCGACGGATGATGGCCGCGATGCTGCTCGAGGAATATGTCGCCGTTCTCGAGCCCGGCGATCTCGAGCTCATCGAGCGGCTCATCCGCCAGTCGAAGACGTGGGCGCTCGTCGACGTGCTGAGCGGCGACGTGGTCGGCGAGATCATCCTGCGGAACCCGAAGGGCGCGGCGAGGCTCGACGCGTGGGCGACGGACGACGACTTCTGGCTCCGCCGGTCGGCCCTGTTGGCGCAGCTCCTACCACTCAAGCATGGAGCCGGCTTCCGGCGGTTCGCCTCATACGCGGATGCGATGCTCGACGAGAAGGAGTTCTTCATCCGCAAGGCGATCGGTTGGGTGCTTCGCGAGACCGCGAAACGCCGTCCCGACGAGGTCTACGAATGGTTGGCGCCGAGAGCGCACCGCGCCTCCGGTGTCACGATCCGCGAGGCGGTCAAGTACCTCGACGAAACCCGGAAGAACGCGCTGATGTCGGCGTACAACGAGCGCAAGGCGGCCTCGTAA
- a CDS encoding maleylpyruvate isomerase N-terminal domain-containing protein, producing MDERVLRWAVNEPLLAEEVRFWAQLHALVDSLPEDKIDRPGYFQEGWSAKDLVAHVGTWLAEAAVVLERIRFGTYRREEIDIDAMNAEFFEAMHDVRFTDIRVQASAAPNQMLRAWGTLDGPSEDADWWIRKAGPEHYAEHLPRLEEWVAEIGPDQRGA from the coding sequence GTGGACGAGCGCGTGCTCCGATGGGCGGTCAACGAGCCGTTGCTCGCCGAGGAGGTCCGGTTCTGGGCGCAGCTTCACGCGCTCGTCGACTCTCTTCCCGAGGACAAGATCGATCGCCCCGGCTACTTCCAAGAAGGCTGGTCTGCGAAGGACCTGGTGGCGCACGTGGGCACGTGGCTCGCCGAGGCCGCCGTGGTTCTCGAGCGGATCCGCTTCGGCACCTACCGGCGCGAGGAGATCGACATCGATGCCATGAACGCGGAGTTCTTCGAAGCGATGCATGACGTTCGTTTTACGGACATACGTGTCCAGGCAAGCGCCGCGCCCAACCAGATGCTTCGGGCGTGGGGCACGCTGGACGGCCCCTCCGAGGATGCGGACTGGTGGATTCGCAAGGCCGGTCCGGAACACTACGCCGAGCACCTGCCGCGGCTGGAGGAATGGGTGGCGGAGATCGGCCCGGACCAACGTGGCGCCTGA
- a CDS encoding ATP-binding protein, with translation MSLESFTTLALPRDLGTPAQGRRLLESALESFPESVLADAQLLLTEVLSNAILHGSAGAGARIDVSVEADESIVRVTVTDPSPQFPRPAIHAPDPLAASGWGLYLLERLATQWGVEDAPDGGSAVWFELRVSRSHPTPPTPRRTAPAESDNHSRVSPPRLVARSRSTRRAPAPF, from the coding sequence ATGTCCCTGGAATCCTTCACGACTCTCGCGCTCCCGAGGGATCTCGGCACGCCGGCACAGGGCAGGCGCCTGCTCGAGTCTGCTCTCGAGTCGTTCCCGGAATCCGTTCTCGCCGACGCGCAACTCCTTCTCACTGAAGTGCTGTCGAACGCGATCCTCCACGGCTCCGCGGGTGCCGGCGCGCGCATTGACGTGTCGGTCGAAGCGGACGAGTCCATCGTCCGGGTGACGGTTACCGACCCGAGCCCACAGTTCCCACGACCGGCGATCCATGCCCCCGATCCCCTGGCCGCATCGGGGTGGGGTTTGTATCTTCTCGAGCGCCTCGCCACGCAGTGGGGCGTCGAAGACGCGCCCGACGGCGGCTCGGCGGTGTGGTTCGAGCTCCGCGTCAGTCGATCACATCCGACGCCGCCCACCCCGCGGCGAACCGCGCCAGCTGAATCGGACAATCACTCCAGAGTCTCGCCGCCGCGATTGGTCGCACGGTCGCGATCGACTCGGCGTGCGCCGGCGCCGTTCTGA
- a CDS encoding MOSC domain-containing protein codes for MPTVARFNVTPVKSTALHHPDRIYLHRRGPVGDRAFFFVDGDGKRFSGATKSPILPIHATYDADREWLELRLPNGIVSSGSAVADGRELVVDFYGRSVLAHEVDGDFTEALSDYAGTEVRLVRPDRASDALDVRPVTLVSLASVAELARRGGRDNVDPGRFRMTIEVEGVSRPHEEDAWRGRSVRVGEALLEVEDPVPRCVVTTLDPATGLRDFPTLKVIKQYRGVSGKGNLQFGVYARVVEPGDVSVGDELVPS; via the coding sequence ATGCCGACCGTCGCGCGGTTCAACGTCACGCCGGTGAAGTCGACGGCGCTCCACCACCCCGATCGGATCTACCTGCATCGGCGCGGCCCCGTCGGTGACCGGGCGTTCTTCTTCGTCGACGGCGACGGCAAGCGCTTTTCCGGCGCGACGAAATCGCCGATCCTGCCGATCCATGCGACGTACGACGCCGACCGCGAGTGGCTCGAGCTCCGTCTACCGAACGGCATCGTCTCATCGGGCAGCGCCGTCGCCGACGGCCGTGAATTGGTCGTCGACTTCTACGGCCGGTCCGTATTGGCGCACGAGGTCGATGGCGATTTCACCGAAGCGCTGTCCGACTACGCAGGCACCGAGGTCCGCCTCGTTCGTCCCGATCGCGCGAGCGATGCGCTCGACGTCCGGCCCGTCACATTGGTCTCGCTCGCGTCAGTGGCCGAGCTCGCCCGCCGAGGTGGGCGTGACAACGTCGATCCCGGACGGTTCCGCATGACGATCGAGGTGGAGGGCGTGTCGCGACCGCACGAGGAGGACGCCTGGCGTGGAAGGAGCGTGCGTGTCGGCGAGGCGCTGCTCGAGGTCGAGGACCCTGTCCCCCGATGCGTGGTCACCACGCTCGACCCGGCGACCGGCCTGCGGGATTTCCCGACGTTGAAGGTCATCAAGCAGTACCGTGGGGTCTCCGGAAAGGGGAACCTTCAGTTCGGCGTCTACGCGCGCGTTGTCGAGCCGGGCGATGTCAGCGTCGGGGACGAGCTCGTCCCCTCGTAG
- a CDS encoding bacterial transcriptional activator domain-containing protein — MTGTLRVYLAGMVMLERDDVLVTEERLAGPQGRVAFAMLAAERAPVSKDAIADELWSGEPPPAWEVALRALISKVRAAIAQVELDGESLAHAFGCYQLKLPPETWVDIEVAADAVHRAETALEKEDLDGAMGWSLAANAIARRGFLPGEDGRWVAQRRADLHDVHVRALECRTHVQLVREQYGPASRDAERVIALEPFRESGYRLLMSAHSGAGNRAEALRAYERCRMTLADELGAGPSVETESLYLEILRSD, encoded by the coding sequence ATGACGGGAACCCTTCGTGTCTACCTGGCGGGAATGGTGATGCTCGAGCGCGACGACGTCCTCGTCACCGAGGAGCGCCTTGCCGGCCCCCAAGGGCGAGTCGCGTTCGCCATGCTTGCCGCCGAGCGCGCGCCGGTCTCCAAGGACGCCATCGCCGACGAGCTGTGGTCGGGCGAGCCTCCGCCCGCGTGGGAGGTCGCGCTCCGCGCGCTGATCAGCAAGGTTCGGGCGGCGATCGCGCAGGTCGAGCTGGACGGCGAATCCCTGGCCCACGCGTTCGGCTGTTACCAGCTGAAGCTCCCGCCGGAGACGTGGGTTGACATCGAGGTGGCCGCGGACGCCGTTCACCGAGCGGAGACGGCGCTCGAAAAGGAAGATCTCGACGGCGCGATGGGCTGGTCGCTCGCCGCGAACGCCATCGCTCGCAGGGGATTCCTCCCGGGCGAAGACGGACGATGGGTCGCGCAGCGGCGAGCCGATCTGCACGACGTCCACGTGCGGGCGCTGGAATGCCGGACCCACGTGCAGCTCGTTCGCGAACAGTATGGGCCTGCCTCGCGCGACGCAGAACGGGTGATCGCCCTGGAGCCGTTCCGGGAGAGCGGATATCGCCTGTTGATGAGCGCGCACTCGGGAGCGGGCAATCGCGCTGAAGCGCTTCGCGCGTACGAGCGGTGCCGGATGACGCTCGCCGACGAGCTGGGGGCCGGTCCGTCCGTTGAGACAGAGTCCCTGTATCTCGAGATCTTACGTTCCGACTGA
- a CDS encoding DUF1059 domain-containing protein, which translates to MLKQVTCECGWTAKGTEDELVPQIQKHGREVHGIEVTREQAVAQLVPA; encoded by the coding sequence ATGCTCAAGCAGGTGACGTGCGAGTGCGGTTGGACGGCGAAGGGCACGGAAGACGAGCTCGTTCCGCAGATCCAGAAGCATGGCCGTGAGGTCCATGGCATCGAGGTCACGCGGGAGCAAGCGGTCGCGCAGCTCGTGCCGGCATAG